CTCCCGGGTGATGGTGTCATCACCGGCACAGGTACCATCAGTGGTTTCCCGGTCTGTATCTTTGCACAGGACTTTACCGTGGCAGGGGGTTCACTGGGCTTAATGCATGCCCGCAAGATCACCAAGATCATGGACCACGCCATGAAACTCAAAATTCCGCTCATCGGTATCAACGACTCAGGGGGTGCACGTATACAGGAAGGCGTCAACTCACTGGCAGGTTATGGTGAGATCTTTTACCGCAATACCCAGGCTTCAGGCGTCATTCCCCAGATCTCCGTGATCCTTGGGCCCTGTGCCGGTGGTGCTGTTTATTCCCCTGCCCTGACCGACTTTGTTTTTGTGGTGGACAAGATCTCCAAAATGTTCATCACCGGCCCTGAGGTCATCAAATCGGTGCTTGGCGAAGAGATCAGCATGGAAGAACTGGGAGGGGCACGGGTGCACAGCGAGATCACCGGCAACGCCCACTTCTTTTCTTCCAGTGAAGCCGAGTGCTTCGACCAGATCAAAAAACTGGTGTCGTACATTCCCTGGAACAACACCAAGAAAGCCGATCCTTTCCCAAAGAAAGCCCCGAAAAGCAGGCAATACCGGATCAGCAACATCATCCCTACCGATCCGCGCGAGCCTTATGATGTGCGCGATGTGATACGCTCCATCAGCGATGATAGCGACTTTTTTGAAGTGCAGGAGTTATTTGCTGCCAACATCGTCATCGGCTTTGGCCGCTTGAACGGGCAAACCATTGGCTTCGTAGCCAACCAGCCCTTGGTGCTGGCCGGGGTGCTCGATGTCGACTCCTCTGATAAGGCTGCCCGCTTTATTCGCTACTGCGATGCCTTTAATATTCCACTGGTGACCCTGGTTGACCTTCCGGGTTACCTCCCCGGTATTGACCAGGAACACGCCGGAGTCATCCGCCACGGCGCTAAGATCCTGTATTCATACAGCGAAGCCACCGTGCCCAAGATCACCGTGATCCTGCGTAAAGCTTATGGGGGAGGCTACATTGCCATGTGTTCGCGTCACCTGCAGGCCGACTTTGTGTTCGCCTGGCCCACCGCCGAGATTGCCGTGATGGGACCCGAAGGCGCTGCCAATATCATCTTCCGCAGCGAGATCATGAATGCCGACGACCCTGAGGAAGTGAGGCGCAACAAGGTGGAAGAATACAAGCAAAAGTTTGCCAATCCCTATGTGGCCGCTGCACACGGATATATCGACGCGGTCATTGAACCCTCCGAGACCCGCAGGTTTGTCATTCACGCCCTCGATATCTCGTCGCAGAAATCGGAAAAAAGCCCCGAGAAAAAGCACGGAATTCCGCCATTCTAAAAAGAAGAACATCCCACGTGACCATTGGATGATTCTCTGCCGGAAAACCCATTAAATAAAAAAGGAATGGAAGACAATACACTGCAACAGGACGAACAGCAATATGTGGAGTTCACCATCGACGCTGACGTATACAGGACCACGATCAATAAAAAATACAGCCGTCGCAAGCCCTATGAACCCCTGAACCCGAAAATGATCACCTCCTTTATGCCGGGCACCATCCAGGATGTCTATGTAAAGCCAGGGCAGGAGGTCGAACCCGACACCATCCTCTGTATCCTTGAGGCCATGAAGATGAAAAACAAGATCTTTGCGCCTTTCAGGGGCATCATCAAAACCATCAATGTTGAACCCGGACAGCTGGTACCCAAAAACTTTGTGATCATTGAACTGGAATAATCCTTCAAAACAACTTTAACCCCCCTCGCCCCCGTGACCTTTGTTTCGGGGGCAGGTTTTTTACCCTGATGATGAAACTCGTCTTTGCCAGCAACAACCCCCATAAATTGAAGGAGATCTCAGAAATCCTGGGCCCGGATTATCCCTTGGTGAGCCTTCAGGATATCGGTTGTTTTGAAGACATCCCCGAGCCCTGGCCCAGCCTTGAAGAAAATGCCCTGGCCAAGGCCCGTTACGTCAAAACACATTACGGGCTCGATTGCTTTGCCGATGATACCGGCCTCGAGGTGGAAGCCCTTGACGGCAGGCCCGGCGTGATGTCAGCCCGTTATGCAGGTCCCGGCAAAAACAGTCGTGACAATATGCTGAAACTCCTGGAAGAATTAAAGAACGAAACCAATCGCAGGGCGCGGTTCAGGGCTGTGATCGCCCTGATATTAGACGGGCAGGAATACCTCTTCGAGGGCATTGTCAATGGGCATATCACCCATTCAGCCCGGGGCGAAGGAGGCTTCGGATACGACCCGGTTTTTATCCCAGAAGGCTATGCGCAAACCTTTGCCGAGCTTTCGGCTGACATCAAGAACAGGGTAAGCCACCGATTCCGCGCCATAGAAAAATTGGTACATTTTTTGACGAATAACCCTTAGGAAAGAACCCTGAACGGTATGAAATTCCCAAAGGGGCACCCAGTAGTTAAGGCATATGCACAATGGGGAATTAATGGGCCATTGCTTCCCGGATCAAAATCGTAAACAGCTCACGAATGGAAAGGCCTTCATA
This genomic stretch from Bacteroides sp. harbors:
- a CDS encoding acyl-CoA carboxylase subunit beta; translation: MSIKQKTLDLKMRMQSALQGGGQKAIEKQVAMGKMTARERIIALLDPNSFHEYDLFVEHAAKDFDMDKKHLPGDGVITGTGTISGFPVCIFAQDFTVAGGSLGLMHARKITKIMDHAMKLKIPLIGINDSGGARIQEGVNSLAGYGEIFYRNTQASGVIPQISVILGPCAGGAVYSPALTDFVFVVDKISKMFITGPEVIKSVLGEEISMEELGGARVHSEITGNAHFFSSSEAECFDQIKKLVSYIPWNNTKKADPFPKKAPKSRQYRISNIIPTDPREPYDVRDVIRSISDDSDFFEVQELFAANIVIGFGRLNGQTIGFVANQPLVLAGVLDVDSSDKAARFIRYCDAFNIPLVTLVDLPGYLPGIDQEHAGVIRHGAKILYSYSEATVPKITVILRKAYGGGYIAMCSRHLQADFVFAWPTAEIAVMGPEGAANIIFRSEIMNADDPEEVRRNKVEEYKQKFANPYVAAAHGYIDAVIEPSETRRFVIHALDISSQKSEKSPEKKHGIPPF
- a CDS encoding acetyl-CoA carboxylase biotin carboxyl carrier protein subunit, with protein sequence MEDNTLQQDEQQYVEFTIDADVYRTTINKKYSRRKPYEPLNPKMITSFMPGTIQDVYVKPGQEVEPDTILCILEAMKMKNKIFAPFRGIIKTINVEPGQLVPKNFVIIELE
- a CDS encoding non-canonical purine NTP diphosphatase; the protein is MKLVFASNNPHKLKEISEILGPDYPLVSLQDIGCFEDIPEPWPSLEENALAKARYVKTHYGLDCFADDTGLEVEALDGRPGVMSARYAGPGKNSRDNMLKLLEELKNETNRRARFRAVIALILDGQEYLFEGIVNGHITHSARGEGGFGYDPVFIPEGYAQTFAELSADIKNRVSHRFRAIEKLVHFLTNNP